In Populus alba chromosome 1, ASM523922v2, whole genome shotgun sequence, a single window of DNA contains:
- the LOC140954541 gene encoding G-type lectin S-receptor-like serine/threonine-protein kinase At1g67520 has product MDYFSFCGICSLMGLAGLLWYLRRRRLREKYLFELLKMDASNDTLELENDGNKGHNLKLYSAATIMAATNSFSAENKLGQGGFGPVYKGTLPDGREIAVKRLSKSSGQGLVEFKNELILIAKIATHESCQYVYIFLFHFR; this is encoded by the exons ATGGATTATTTTAGCTTCTGTGGGATTTGTTCATTGATGGGGCTCGCGGGACTCTTGTGGTATCTGAGAAGGAGAAGACTTCGAG AGAAGTACCTATTTGAGTTGCTGAAAATGGATGCATCGAACGACACGCTTGAACTCGAAAATGACGGAAACAAGGGCCATAATTTGAAGTTATATAGTGCTGCAACAATCATGGCTGCTACAAATTCCTTTTCTGCAGAGAATAAGCTTGGACAAGGTGGTTTTGGACCAGTTTACAAG GGGACATTGCCGGATGGGCGTGAGATAGCTGTAAAAAGACTGTCAAAAAGTTCAGGACAGGGGCTGGTGGAATTCAAAAACGAGCTTATACTCATAGCTAAAATTGCAACACATGAATCTTGTCAATATgtctacatttttttatttcattttaggtAG